In Streptomyces dangxiongensis, one DNA window encodes the following:
- a CDS encoding hemerythrin domain-containing protein, which yields MTVSIARQDAPALGGDGSILMRQRRDHARLDAMMRRYTAAEGQSRDLERLWQDIVQLVFSHAFAEETVLWPVLRRVAPDGESLTGRVEEEHQAINDLIAQVEKSVDDPRRTAWIEEAFALIRQDIRDEEDELLPRLREAFDDRRLRRIGAAWEAVRATAPTHPHPGVPRRPPANVVRGVPLSVFDRVRDAVSGISPTVRTALTLTGTAVAAVVVALVVRAVRGRPRRARGST from the coding sequence ATGACCGTCTCGATCGCGCGGCAGGATGCCCCGGCGCTGGGAGGCGACGGCAGCATCCTCATGCGCCAGCGCCGCGATCACGCCCGGCTCGACGCGATGATGCGGCGCTACACCGCCGCAGAGGGCCAGAGCCGTGACCTGGAGCGGCTGTGGCAGGACATCGTGCAACTCGTGTTCAGCCACGCTTTCGCCGAGGAAACCGTTCTGTGGCCGGTGCTGCGCCGCGTCGCCCCCGACGGGGAGAGCCTCACCGGCCGGGTCGAGGAGGAACACCAGGCGATCAACGATCTGATCGCACAGGTCGAGAAATCGGTCGACGACCCCCGGCGCACGGCCTGGATCGAGGAGGCGTTCGCTCTCATCCGCCAGGACATCCGGGACGAGGAGGACGAACTCCTGCCGCGCCTGCGCGAGGCCTTCGACGACCGCCGGCTGCGACGGATCGGCGCGGCCTGGGAAGCCGTACGGGCGACCGCCCCGACGCACCCTCACCCCGGCGTGCCCCGCCGCCCGCCCGCCAACGTGGTGCGAGGCGTCCCCCTCAGCGTCTTCGACCGCGTCCGCGACGCCGTCTCCGGCATCAGCCCCACGGTCCGGACAGCCTTGACGCTCACCGGCACGGCGGTGGCCGCGGTCGTCGTCGCCCTGGTGGTGCGCGCCGTCCGGGGCCGGCCGAGGCGGGCACGCGGTTCCACGTGA
- a CDS encoding SPW repeat protein — protein METHPDIIDMRQRHEMAERATSTPKGQAIETLALLTGLYLAASPWITGFNNLSTLAVTNLVTGIAYALLMSGGFGRAYERTHSMAWAACALGLWAIVAPWVVAGDVSTTRTIVNNIIAGALALLLALAASAAARAAESSHGRRDMSAPYASGRG, from the coding sequence ATGGAGACGCACCCGGACATCATCGACATGCGTCAACGCCACGAGATGGCCGAGCGCGCGACCAGCACCCCCAAGGGCCAGGCCATCGAGACACTGGCACTGCTCACCGGTCTGTACCTGGCCGCGTCGCCCTGGATCACCGGGTTCAACAACCTGTCGACGCTGGCCGTCACCAATCTGGTCACCGGTATCGCCTACGCGCTGCTGATGAGCGGCGGCTTCGGCCGCGCCTACGAGCGGACCCACAGCATGGCCTGGGCCGCCTGCGCCCTGGGTCTGTGGGCCATCGTCGCGCCGTGGGTGGTGGCCGGCGACGTCAGCACCACCAGGACCATCGTGAACAACATCATCGCCGGAGCGCTGGCCCTGCTGCTGGCGCTGGCCGCGAGCGCCGCCGCCCGGGCGGCGGAGTCGTCCCATGGCCGGCGCGACATGTCCGCGCCCTACGCATCGGGTCGCGGCTGA
- a CDS encoding carboxylate-amine ligase, producing MTTVGVEEEYLLVEPASGRLAARAEKVRAAAGLEPFVAPREIQPELLQAQIEVATPVCESLDEVGGHLLRLRHAVAGAAEAHGCRLVASGTPPLRQALPVPVTDQARYRAMQQQAPQLVAEQMVNGMHVHVAIPSRQVGVQVLNRIRGWLSVLTAMAANSPLWEGHDTGFASWRTVVFDRWPVSGVPPCFTDETDYDLRVQRLLSTGVIGDTGQLYWQARMSETYPTVEVRCLDVQLRTDEAAMFAGLVRALVDTAREEAAAGREAPDSPPELVDVAMWQAARYGLSGDLILPGGERCRAGDAVYRLLAHIGPALDAAGDTREVTSLVHRLLQQGTGADRQRQALADGGLDGVIDMLVETSGMP from the coding sequence ATGACGACCGTCGGTGTCGAAGAGGAGTACCTGCTCGTGGAACCGGCCAGTGGCCGGCTGGCGGCGCGCGCGGAGAAGGTACGCGCCGCGGCCGGCCTCGAGCCGTTCGTCGCGCCGCGGGAGATCCAGCCCGAGCTGTTGCAGGCCCAGATCGAGGTGGCCACTCCGGTGTGCGAGTCGCTGGACGAGGTCGGCGGCCACCTGCTGCGTCTGCGGCACGCCGTGGCCGGGGCGGCCGAGGCGCACGGCTGCCGCCTGGTGGCCAGCGGGACACCGCCGCTGCGCCAGGCACTGCCCGTCCCCGTCACCGACCAGGCCCGCTACCGCGCCATGCAGCAGCAGGCACCGCAGCTTGTGGCCGAGCAGATGGTCAACGGCATGCACGTGCACGTCGCCATCCCCAGCCGGCAGGTGGGCGTCCAGGTGCTCAACCGGATCCGGGGCTGGCTTTCCGTCCTGACCGCCATGGCGGCGAACAGCCCGCTGTGGGAGGGGCACGACACCGGATTCGCAAGCTGGCGCACCGTGGTCTTCGACCGCTGGCCGGTCAGTGGCGTCCCGCCCTGCTTCACCGACGAGACGGACTACGACCTGCGGGTGCAGCGGCTGCTGTCGACGGGGGTGATCGGTGACACCGGCCAACTGTACTGGCAGGCCCGCATGTCCGAGACCTATCCCACCGTCGAGGTCCGTTGTCTGGACGTGCAGTTGCGCACGGACGAGGCCGCCATGTTCGCCGGGCTGGTGCGGGCTCTGGTCGACACCGCGAGGGAGGAGGCCGCGGCGGGCCGGGAGGCGCCGGACAGCCCTCCCGAGCTGGTGGATGTGGCGATGTGGCAGGCGGCGCGGTACGGGCTGAGCGGTGATCTGATCCTGCCCGGGGGCGAGCGCTGCCGGGCGGGCGATGCCGTGTACCGGCTGCTGGCGCACATCGGACCGGCTCTGGACGCGGCCGGTGACACCCGCGAGGTGACCTCGCTGGTCCACCGGCTGCTCCAGCAGGGAACCGGTGCGGACCGTCAGCGGCAGGCGCTGGCCGACGGCGGTCTCGACGGCGTCATCGACATGCTCGTCGAGACGAGCGGCATGCCCTGA
- a CDS encoding hemerythrin domain-containing protein produces MSELHTPQAGDDRAPDIDVVALLMRQHGDIRNLFDEVEQSEGEERREAFRRLVRLLAVHETAEEEVVHPFVRRAVSGGEQVVEDRLAEEKAAKETLAALDGMDTDDPAFMPRLRELRTDVQQHARAEERYEFSHIRRSTDVTNLATMAKAVKAAEAMAPTRPHPGVQSGAANVALGPVAALMDRTKDAVRKAMGKH; encoded by the coding sequence ATGTCCGAGCTGCACACCCCGCAGGCCGGTGACGACCGCGCGCCCGACATCGATGTCGTCGCCCTGCTGATGCGCCAGCACGGTGACATCCGCAATCTGTTCGACGAGGTCGAGCAGAGCGAGGGCGAGGAGCGCCGTGAGGCCTTCCGTCGCCTCGTACGGCTGCTCGCCGTGCACGAGACCGCCGAGGAGGAGGTGGTCCACCCCTTCGTCCGGCGGGCGGTGTCGGGTGGCGAGCAGGTCGTCGAGGACCGCCTCGCGGAGGAGAAGGCCGCCAAGGAGACCCTCGCGGCGCTGGACGGCATGGACACCGACGACCCGGCGTTCATGCCGCGGCTGAGGGAGCTGCGCACGGACGTGCAGCAGCACGCGCGGGCGGAGGAACGCTACGAGTTCTCCCACATCCGCCGCAGCACCGACGTCACCAACCTCGCCACCATGGCCAAGGCCGTCAAGGCCGCCGAGGCCATGGCCCCCACGCGGCCCCACCCCGGCGTCCAGTCGGGCGCGGCCAACGTGGCCCTCGGCCCGGTGGCCGCGCTCATGGACCGCACCAAGGACGCCGTCCGCAAGGCGATGGGCAAGCACTGA
- a CDS encoding Rieske 2Fe-2S domain-containing protein: protein MSTSPRRRGRSPRQNAFLRLLDRLERDPRADRVIDALRTGTRSLPLGAARDALHGRWLGHPVHPLMVQVPIGSWLSAAVLDLRPVRSPASALLIGVGLATAAPAALAGAVDWAELHPEQQRVGLVHALANTAAVGLYGASLVHRVQGREAAGRAYGFLGLTAVGLGGALGGHLAYRQASGANHTEEVPHIVTEGWHRVGPVDAFPAGQPVRCSVDDVPVLVVREDGGTLHALAERCSHLAGPLSQGTVADGCVRCPWHGSVFRLSDGLNVRGPATAPQPAFDTRTVDGHVEVRLRRPGRDHGSPADRQGDGLET, encoded by the coding sequence ATGAGCACTTCGCCTCGCCGCCGCGGCCGTTCCCCGCGGCAGAACGCATTCCTTCGGCTGCTGGACCGGCTGGAACGGGACCCGCGGGCCGACCGTGTGATCGACGCCCTGCGGACGGGGACGCGGTCCCTGCCGCTCGGCGCGGCACGGGACGCACTCCACGGCAGGTGGCTGGGCCACCCCGTGCATCCGTTGATGGTGCAGGTGCCGATCGGGAGCTGGCTGTCCGCCGCGGTACTCGATCTGCGGCCCGTCCGCTCCCCCGCGTCGGCGCTGCTGATCGGCGTCGGGCTGGCCACGGCCGCTCCCGCCGCCCTGGCCGGTGCCGTGGACTGGGCTGAACTGCACCCCGAGCAGCAGCGCGTCGGTCTGGTGCACGCCCTGGCGAACACGGCGGCCGTGGGCCTGTACGGCGCCTCGCTCGTCCACCGCGTCCAGGGGCGCGAAGCGGCGGGCCGCGCGTACGGGTTCCTGGGGCTGACCGCGGTCGGACTCGGCGGAGCCCTGGGCGGGCACCTGGCCTATCGCCAGGCCTCCGGTGCCAACCACACCGAAGAGGTGCCGCACATCGTCACCGAGGGCTGGCACCGCGTCGGCCCCGTAGACGCGTTCCCCGCCGGACAGCCCGTGCGGTGCAGCGTGGACGACGTCCCCGTGCTGGTCGTACGGGAGGACGGGGGGACGCTGCACGCGCTGGCGGAGCGGTGCAGCCATCTCGCCGGGCCGCTGTCGCAGGGCACGGTCGCCGACGGCTGTGTCCGGTGCCCCTGGCACGGCAGCGTCTTCCGGCTCTCGGACGGACTGAACGTACGCGGTCCCGCCACCGCCCCCCAGCCCGCGTTCGACACGCGGACCGTCGACGGCCACGTCGAGGTGCGGCTGCGCCGGCCGGGCCGGGACCACGGATCGCCGGCGGACCGGCAGGGGGACGGGCTGGAGACCTGA
- a CDS encoding acyl carrier protein: MATGETGFSDVVFDLISVQYHSLKAGHDYGQYVRDAENAGKTEIAEFFRGVMEQDSERAARCHRFLAELSGTEDAGPAVS; the protein is encoded by the coding sequence ATGGCGACTGGTGAAACCGGATTCAGTGACGTCGTGTTCGACCTCATCTCCGTGCAGTACCACTCCCTGAAGGCCGGACACGACTACGGCCAGTACGTGCGCGACGCGGAGAACGCGGGCAAGACGGAGATCGCCGAGTTCTTCCGCGGCGTGATGGAGCAGGACTCGGAGCGCGCCGCCCGTTGTCACCGGTTCCTGGCCGAACTGTCCGGCACGGAGGACGCCGGTCCGGCGGTGAGCTGA
- a CDS encoding GlsB/YeaQ/YmgE family stress response membrane protein, with protein MSFLWAIIAGLIIGLLAKLVLPGRQPIPLWLTVIMGIIGAVAGNALATAFGVGDTGGIDWIRHIFQIGVAALLIAFVTPLWARRHA; from the coding sequence GTGTCGTTCTTGTGGGCCATCATCGCGGGACTGATCATCGGACTGCTGGCCAAGCTGGTCCTCCCGGGGCGTCAGCCCATCCCGCTCTGGCTGACGGTCATCATGGGTATTATCGGGGCGGTCGCCGGTAATGCGCTCGCCACCGCCTTCGGCGTCGGCGACACCGGCGGCATCGACTGGATCCGCCACATCTTCCAGATAGGTGTCGCAGCCCTGCTCATCGCTTTCGTCACCCCGCTCTGGGCCCGACGACACGCGTGA
- a CDS encoding pyridoxal-phosphate dependent enzyme, with the protein MAAVPPVSFDDVREAAARLKGVVHRTPVLTSRTLNSLVGAEVFIKAENFQRAGAFKFRGAYNAAAQLPPRRLAKGIAAYSSGNHAQAIALAARELGTTAVILMPEDAPRSKREATAGYGAEVVTYDRYAQDRTALGHALAADRGLALIPPYDDPHVIAGQGTAALELLEETGPLDALVVPVGGGGLIAGSATTATALHPGIRVIGVEPEAGDDTKRSLESGTRVTVPVPRTIADGQALATPGEITFPVNQRLVDGISLVGDAEIVTAMRFAFERLKIVLEPSGATPLAALLAGRVDNPPRRIGLIASGGNIDTRRFTELLGC; encoded by the coding sequence ATGGCCGCCGTACCGCCCGTTTCGTTCGACGACGTCCGCGAGGCCGCCGCACGCCTGAAGGGCGTCGTCCACCGCACCCCCGTCCTCACCTCCCGCACCCTCAACTCCCTCGTCGGCGCCGAGGTGTTCATCAAGGCCGAGAACTTCCAGCGGGCCGGTGCCTTCAAGTTCCGCGGCGCCTACAACGCCGCCGCCCAACTGCCGCCCCGGCGGCTGGCGAAGGGAATCGCGGCCTATTCGTCCGGCAACCACGCGCAGGCCATCGCCCTGGCCGCCCGCGAACTGGGCACCACCGCGGTCATCCTGATGCCCGAGGACGCGCCCCGCTCCAAGCGGGAGGCGACCGCCGGGTACGGGGCGGAGGTGGTCACGTACGACCGGTACGCGCAGGACCGCACCGCCCTCGGTCACGCCCTGGCCGCGGACCGGGGCCTGGCCCTGATCCCGCCGTACGACGACCCGCACGTCATCGCCGGCCAGGGCACCGCGGCTCTCGAACTGCTGGAGGAGACCGGCCCGCTGGACGCCCTCGTGGTGCCCGTGGGAGGCGGCGGCCTGATCGCGGGCAGCGCCACCACCGCCACCGCGCTGCACCCGGGCATCCGTGTCATCGGCGTCGAGCCGGAGGCCGGGGACGACACCAAACGCTCACTGGAGAGCGGCACGCGCGTCACCGTCCCGGTCCCCCGCACCATCGCCGACGGGCAGGCGCTGGCCACGCCCGGTGAGATCACCTTCCCCGTCAACCAGCGCCTGGTCGACGGCATTTCCCTGGTCGGCGACGCCGAGATCGTCACCGCGATGCGCTTCGCCTTCGAGCGCCTGAAGATCGTCCTCGAACCGAGCGGCGCCACGCCCCTGGCCGCTCTTCTGGCCGGCCGTGTCGACAACCCCCCGCGGCGCATCGGTCTGATCGCGTCCGGCGGCAACATCGACACCCGGCGCTTCACCGAACTCCTCGGCTGCTGA